From Micromonospora auratinigra:
CAGCCGCAGGCCGTCGCGCTGGCAGCCGATGGTGCCGAACTCGCGTCCGGTCTCCCAGATCGACTCCGCCCAGCCCCGGACGATCTTCAGGGTCTGGTCCGGGTGGGCGTCGGTGCAGAAGTCCAGGTCGTCGCCGAGACGGCCGAGCAGGGCGTCGCGTACCGAACCGCCGACCAGGTGCAGTTCGTGACCGGCCCGGGCGAAACGCCGCCCCAGCTCGTCGGCGACCGGCGAGACACGGAGCAGCTCGGCGACGGCGTTGCGCTGCGCTGCGGTCAGCTCACGGCGTTCGGCGGCGTGGGATTCTGAGGCTTCGGACATGGGATCGCCAGCCTATCGGGCCGGGGCGGGATCAACTGCGCCGGGCGCGGGTAGCCGGTGCCGGTTGACTAAGGTCTGCGGTGTACGGGCCCGGAGGTCCGGCTCCGACGTACCCCATGGAGGCTGGAGATGAGTGGCGGCGGGCTCTACCGCAGCGCCAACGCGCACGGTGGCGGGCAGCCACCGGACGACGAGGCCACCTTCATCGCGGCCGAGCCGCTGAACCAGCCGGCCGTCGAGGCCACCGCGCCGCCGCAGGAGGTGGTCGCCGAGACCAGCGCCGCGGCGAACAGCGCGGTGATGGCGGTCGGCAGCCTGGTGAGCCGGGGTACGGGCTTCATCCGCAACCTGATGATCGGCGCGGCGCTGGGCGGCGGTCTGGTCGGCAACGCGTACACGACCGCGCAGTTCCTGCCGAACCAGGTCTACGAGTTCCTGCTCGGCGGCGTGCTGACCAGCGTGCTGATCCCGGTGCTGGTCCGTCGCCGCAAGGCCGACGCCGACCGGGGTGAGGCGTACACCCAGCGGCTGCTCACCCTGGCGGTGCTCACCCTGGCCGGGGCCGCGCTGATCGCGGTGATCCTGGCCCCGGTGCTCACCGCGCTCTACGCCAGCGGCAAGAGCGGGGACTACACCGGTCTGGTCAACGACCTGTCCTACCTGATGCTGCCGATGCTCTTCTTCACCGGTGTGAGCGCGCTGATCGCGGCGGTGCTGAACACCCGGGGCCACTTCGCCGCCCCGATGTGGGCGCCGATCCTGAACAACCTGGTGGTCATCGGCACCTGCGCGCTCTACCTCGCGACCTTCGGCGCGAAGCTCCTCAAGCCGGAGCAGATGGGCTGGGGCCGGATCCTGCTGATCGGCGGCGGCACCCTGCTCGGGGTGGCGGTGCAGACCGCCGGCCTGCTGCCGGCGCTGCGCAAGGTCGGCTTCCGGTGGAAGTGGCGCTTCGACTTCCGGGCGCTGGGCCTGCGCGAGCTGGCCCAGCTCGGCGCCTGGATGTTCTGCTACGTGGGGGTCAACCAGCTCGGCCTGTTCGTGGTGGTCAACCTGCTCACCCGTGCGGCGGGGGACGACAGCGCCGGCATCCTGATCTACAACAACGTGTTCCTGCTGCTGATGATGGCGCACGGCATCATCGCCGTCTCGATCATCACCGCGCTGATGCCCCGGATGAGCGCGGCGGCGGCGGAGGGCCGGTTCCGGGACGTGACCGCCGACCTGTCCCGGGGCACCCGGATGGTCACCGCGGTGCTCGCCCCGATCGCCGTCTGCTACGCCGTACTGGCCGCGCCGATCTCGGTGGTGGTCTTCCGGTACGGCGCGTTCACCGGCGACAACGCGACCGCCACCTCGACCGTGCTGCTGGTGGC
This genomic window contains:
- the murJ gene encoding murein biosynthesis integral membrane protein MurJ, which produces MSGGGLYRSANAHGGGQPPDDEATFIAAEPLNQPAVEATAPPQEVVAETSAAANSAVMAVGSLVSRGTGFIRNLMIGAALGGGLVGNAYTTAQFLPNQVYEFLLGGVLTSVLIPVLVRRRKADADRGEAYTQRLLTLAVLTLAGAALIAVILAPVLTALYASGKSGDYTGLVNDLSYLMLPMLFFTGVSALIAAVLNTRGHFAAPMWAPILNNLVVIGTCALYLATFGAKLLKPEQMGWGRILLIGGGTLLGVAVQTAGLLPALRKVGFRWKWRFDFRALGLRELAQLGAWMFCYVGVNQLGLFVVVNLLTRAAGDDSAGILIYNNVFLLLMMAHGIIAVSIITALMPRMSAAAAEGRFRDVTADLSRGTRMVTAVLAPIAVCYAVLAAPISVVVFRYGAFTGDNATATSTVLLVAAVGLVPFAVSQLFTFAFYALPDTRTPALINIPVVILRVLLQVGLYFAFSATFAAAGMMLGNAISYLAAAVISALLLRPRVGRIGLGGIMRTLGRVVVAALGAAVVGLLVVKLLPGDPADLSWAAAAVQLVIGGAVIGVTYLGLAMVLKIGEITEVVGMVRRRLGR